One genomic segment of Streptomyces sp. NBC_00239 includes these proteins:
- a CDS encoding ATP-binding protein produces the protein MQVLQVQLEVGPDPAEVGRARRWARSRLAGCGVGVDEPLADTLVLLISELVTNAVVHTGCPAVLRMLFGGPGVRVEVMDTSDCPPARRHAEDSETSGRGLELVDGLADRWGWQREATGKRIWCEIDHADKTPEPTPQPHMYL, from the coding sequence GTGCAGGTGCTTCAGGTTCAGCTGGAGGTCGGTCCGGACCCCGCCGAAGTGGGCCGGGCGCGCAGATGGGCGCGTTCCCGCCTGGCGGGATGCGGCGTGGGGGTGGACGAGCCGCTCGCCGACACGCTGGTCCTCCTGATCTCCGAACTGGTCACCAATGCCGTGGTGCACACCGGCTGCCCGGCGGTGCTGCGGATGCTGTTCGGCGGGCCCGGCGTACGGGTCGAGGTCATGGACACGAGCGACTGCCCGCCGGCCCGGCGGCACGCGGAGGACTCGGAGACGAGCGGCCGCGGACTGGAGCTGGTGGACGGCCTGGCGGACCGCTGGGGGTGGCAGCGCGAGGCCACCGGCAAGCGGATCTGGTGCGAAATCGACCATGCGGACAAAACGCCCGAACCTACCCCTCAGCCTCACATGTACCTCTAA
- a CDS encoding DUF1838 family protein, which yields MTPADSPTTADPTPAELLTALARTRASLDGREVTYWWTGDVHSWAPGEPYRRVFGFEGVNVARLVEDGPGYRLLTREAAFYLDPLSGDVLESWEGKPVVHVWNDPAHQQWRPFPVPFTRLGDQVCLSLEVPLAYPSPLPVADYPENSADDTYRALEMFQFFAPADVFTTDAPSVPATMSWTRMSPYLPWMAQGQRPGGLTFHCRGRKLGSYGEVPERTRAYIAAHHPEYASAPEEWTEPNETSWTYFRRLHPPR from the coding sequence ATGACACCGGCAGACAGCCCCACCACGGCAGACCCGACACCGGCGGAACTGCTCACGGCCCTGGCCCGTACGCGCGCCTCGCTCGACGGGCGGGAGGTGACGTACTGGTGGACCGGGGACGTCCACTCCTGGGCCCCCGGTGAGCCCTACCGGCGCGTGTTCGGGTTCGAAGGGGTCAACGTGGCCCGGCTGGTCGAGGACGGGCCGGGCTACCGACTGCTCACCCGGGAAGCCGCCTTCTACCTCGACCCGCTGAGCGGGGACGTCCTGGAGAGCTGGGAGGGGAAGCCGGTCGTGCACGTCTGGAACGACCCCGCCCACCAGCAGTGGCGGCCCTTCCCGGTGCCCTTCACCCGCCTCGGCGACCAGGTCTGCCTCAGCCTGGAGGTCCCGCTCGCCTACCCCTCGCCGCTGCCCGTCGCCGACTACCCGGAGAACTCCGCCGACGACACGTACCGGGCGCTGGAGATGTTCCAGTTCTTCGCCCCCGCCGACGTGTTCACCACCGACGCGCCCAGCGTGCCCGCCACCATGTCCTGGACCCGGATGTCCCCGTACCTGCCGTGGATGGCCCAGGGGCAGCGCCCCGGCGGGCTCACCTTCCACTGCCGCGGCCGCAAGCTCGGCTCGTACGGGGAGGTCCCCGAGCGGACCCGCGCGTACATCGCCGCCCACCACCCCGAGTACGCGTCCGCCCCCGAGGAGTGGACCGAGCCGAACGAAACCAGCTGGACGTACTTCCGCCGCCTCCACCCGCCCCGCTGA
- a CDS encoding DUF4360 domain-containing protein, protein MIKTLLVSSAAAALAASALAAPSAGAAPRAAAAPAGQITIDVVSVNGSGCRPGSATVAVSEDNTAFTVTYSEYLSQIGMGAKPTDFRKNCQLGLRVNVPQGYTYAVSQTDYRGFASLAPGARATQSAGYYFQGMSATARRSHSVQGPFQGDWQATDTVGIEALVFKPCGTQRDFNINTELLVSAGTSDTAATNSFMAMDSTDGNIATKYHFAWKQCPTR, encoded by the coding sequence ATGATCAAGACGCTCCTCGTCAGCAGTGCCGCCGCCGCGCTCGCCGCATCCGCGCTGGCCGCGCCGTCCGCCGGGGCGGCCCCCCGGGCCGCCGCCGCACCGGCCGGGCAGATCACCATCGACGTGGTCTCGGTGAACGGCTCCGGCTGTCGGCCCGGCAGCGCGACCGTCGCCGTATCGGAGGACAACACCGCGTTCACCGTGACGTACAGCGAGTACCTGTCCCAGATCGGCATGGGCGCCAAGCCCACCGACTTCCGCAAGAACTGCCAGCTCGGCCTGCGGGTGAACGTCCCGCAGGGCTACACGTACGCCGTCTCCCAGACCGACTACCGCGGCTTCGCGAGCCTGGCCCCCGGCGCCAGGGCCACCCAGAGCGCCGGCTACTACTTCCAGGGCATGTCCGCCACGGCGCGCCGCAGCCACTCCGTCCAGGGCCCGTTCCAGGGCGACTGGCAGGCCACCGACACGGTCGGCATCGAGGCCCTGGTGTTCAAGCCGTGCGGCACGCAGCGCGACTTCAACATCAACACCGAGCTGCTCGTGAGCGCCGGCACCTCGGACACCGCCGCCACCAACAGCTTCATGGCCATGGACTCGACCGACGGCAACATCGCCACCAAGTACCACTTCGCCTGGAAGCAGTGCCCGACCCGCTGA
- a CDS encoding serine hydrolase domain-containing protein, which produces MREQARQTWSPAGRRSGAWRGGWRRGAVAAGAAMAVAVGVPAVAGAAPAAAFAQSGSASHAPAHVGPDAVRQGLRELVRADGVPAALASVRGRDGRDGRVGPTRTYTAGVGDLATGAGVPRDGQVRIGSNTKTFTAVLVLQLVGEGRIDLDANVDTYLPGLVRGDGIDGRRISVRELLQHTSGLPNYVKYLGDEVRYYSPRQLLDIALRQKATADPGEKWEYSNTNYVLAGLIVEEVTRRPFAEELERRIIKPLGLRHTYFPAPGELTIREAHPKGYYQEAAGAPLRDGTELDPSWGWAAGQMVSTNSDLNRFFGALLSPGRLLPAAQLAEMRTTVPAGAPFAPGTGYGLGLVSTPLSSCRGVYWGHGGSTTGYETRGGATDDGRAVNIAVTTQPSDPAVMKHVDELVDSALCRGR; this is translated from the coding sequence ATGCGTGAGCAGGCACGACAGACGTGGAGTCCGGCAGGTCGGCGCAGTGGCGCGTGGCGCGGAGGGTGGCGCCGCGGCGCGGTGGCCGCGGGGGCGGCGATGGCGGTGGCCGTGGGTGTGCCGGCGGTGGCCGGAGCGGCGCCGGCCGCCGCGTTCGCCCAGTCGGGCTCCGCCTCCCACGCACCCGCGCACGTCGGTCCGGATGCCGTCCGGCAGGGACTGCGGGAGCTCGTGCGTGCGGACGGCGTGCCCGCCGCGCTGGCGAGCGTCAGGGGACGCGACGGCCGCGACGGCCGCGTCGGGCCCACCCGTACGTACACGGCCGGTGTCGGGGACCTGGCCACCGGCGCGGGCGTGCCCCGGGACGGCCAGGTGCGGATCGGCAGCAACACCAAGACGTTCACGGCGGTGCTCGTCCTGCAACTCGTCGGCGAGGGCAGGATCGACCTCGACGCCAACGTCGACACGTACCTGCCGGGCCTGGTCCGGGGCGACGGCATCGACGGCCGCCGCATCTCCGTCCGCGAGCTCCTCCAGCACACCAGCGGGCTGCCCAACTACGTCAAGTACCTGGGCGACGAGGTGCGGTACTACTCCCCGCGCCAACTGCTCGACATCGCCCTGCGGCAGAAGGCCACCGCCGACCCCGGCGAGAAGTGGGAGTACAGCAACACCAACTACGTACTCGCCGGGCTGATCGTCGAGGAGGTCACCCGCCGCCCCTTCGCGGAGGAGCTGGAGCGACGGATCATCAAGCCCCTCGGGCTGCGCCACACCTATTTCCCCGCCCCCGGCGAGCTGACGATCCGGGAGGCCCACCCCAAGGGCTACTACCAGGAGGCGGCGGGCGCGCCCCTGCGCGACGGCACGGAGCTGGACCCCTCGTGGGGTTGGGCGGCGGGCCAGATGGTCTCCACCAACTCCGACCTCAACCGGTTCTTCGGGGCGCTCCTTTCTCCCGGCCGCCTCCTCCCGGCGGCCCAGCTCGCCGAGATGCGCACCACCGTCCCGGCCGGAGCCCCCTTCGCGCCCGGCACCGGCTACGGCCTGGGGCTCGTGAGCACGCCGCTGTCGTCGTGCCGGGGCGTCTACTGGGGCCACGGCGGCAGTACGACCGGGTACGAGACCCGCGGCGGCGCCACCGACGACGGCCGCGCCGTCAACATCGCCGTCACCACCCAGCCGTCCGACCCGGCGGTCATGAAGCACGTCGACGAGCTCGTGGACAGCGCCCTCTGCCGCGGGCGCTGA
- a CDS encoding cyclase family protein, with the protein MSLPAEFHEMAKRVNNWGRWGADDEIGTLNLITAEVVRAAAAEVRTGRRVPLALPLKEDGVQVGMIPGRVNPLHTMVQINQELFGPGTVACSDDAVTMGLQAATHWDALTHASHSGKIYNGRPAASITPHARARYSGIDKATPIVSRGVLLDVARAKGVDRLPGGHAVTPADLAEAEEFGGVTVRAGDIVLVRTGQIQVYLAGDRHGYGFPSPGLSVHTPQWFHARDVAAVANDTLTFEIFPPEIDNLWLPVHALDLVEMGMHQGQNWNLENLSTACAEVSRYSFFLSAMPEPFVGGTGTPVAPVAIL; encoded by the coding sequence ATGTCACTGCCGGCGGAGTTCCACGAGATGGCCAAGCGCGTGAACAACTGGGGCCGTTGGGGCGCTGACGACGAGATCGGCACGCTCAACCTGATCACCGCCGAGGTGGTACGGGCCGCCGCCGCGGAGGTCCGTACCGGCCGCCGGGTCCCGCTCGCGCTCCCCCTCAAGGAGGACGGGGTGCAGGTCGGCATGATCCCCGGCCGGGTCAACCCGCTCCACACCATGGTGCAGATCAACCAGGAGCTCTTCGGTCCGGGCACGGTGGCCTGCAGCGACGACGCCGTGACCATGGGCCTCCAGGCCGCGACCCACTGGGACGCCCTCACCCACGCCTCCCACTCGGGGAAGATCTACAACGGCCGCCCGGCCGCCTCCATCACCCCGCACGCCCGCGCCCGGTACAGCGGCATCGACAAGGCCACCCCGATCGTCTCGCGCGGGGTCCTGCTGGACGTGGCCCGCGCCAAGGGCGTGGACCGGCTGCCCGGCGGTCACGCGGTGACCCCGGCGGACCTGGCGGAGGCGGAGGAGTTCGGCGGGGTGACCGTCCGCGCGGGCGACATCGTGCTGGTCCGCACCGGCCAGATCCAGGTCTACCTGGCGGGCGACAGGCACGGCTACGGCTTCCCGTCCCCCGGCCTGTCGGTCCACACGCCGCAGTGGTTCCACGCCCGCGACGTGGCCGCCGTCGCCAACGACACGCTCACGTTTGAGATCTTCCCGCCGGAGATCGACAATCTGTGGCTGCCGGTCCACGCCCTCGACCTGGTCGAAATGGGCATGCACCAGGGCCAGAACTGGAACCTGGAAAACTTGTCCACAGCCTGTGCAGAAGTTTCCCGCTACAGCTTCTTCCTCTCCGCCATGCCCGAACCCTTCGTGGGCGGCACCGGCACCCCGGTCGCCCCGGTCGCGATCTTGTAG
- a CDS encoding SDR family oxidoreductase produces the protein MGTASTARTAGAAGNFLAGKVVAVTGAGRGIGRAVALAAAAEGARVVVNDYGVSIEGGEPTSEIAESVVKEIVAAGGEAVAVADDISTMAGGQRIVDAALANFGRIDGVVCVAGILRERMLFNMSEEEWDPVVATHLKGTFTVFRAASAVMRKQGGGTLIGFTSGNHQGSVAQANYSAAKGGIISLVRSAALGLHKYGVTANAVAPVARTRMSANVPMELKEIGEPEDVAALVTYLLSDRAKGVDGERITGQVYTIAGPKIAVWAQPRELRAGYAEGAWTPEKIADFLPGTVGTDPMPMLVQLEAMAKAAAAKERPNERPNERPGA, from the coding sequence GTGGGGACCGCGAGTACCGCGAGGACCGCCGGCGCCGCGGGGAACTTCTTGGCCGGCAAGGTCGTGGCCGTCACCGGCGCGGGGCGGGGCATCGGCCGGGCCGTCGCGCTCGCCGCCGCGGCCGAGGGCGCCAGGGTCGTCGTCAACGACTACGGCGTCTCGATCGAAGGCGGCGAGCCGACGAGCGAGATCGCCGAATCGGTGGTCAAGGAGATCGTCGCGGCGGGCGGCGAGGCCGTCGCCGTCGCGGACGACATCTCCACCATGGCCGGCGGCCAACGCATCGTCGACGCGGCACTGGCCAACTTCGGGCGCATCGACGGAGTCGTGTGCGTCGCCGGGATCCTGCGCGAGCGGATGCTCTTCAACATGTCCGAGGAGGAGTGGGACCCCGTCGTCGCCACCCACCTCAAGGGCACCTTCACCGTCTTCCGGGCCGCCTCGGCCGTGATGCGCAAGCAGGGCGGCGGCACGCTCATCGGCTTCACGAGCGGCAACCACCAGGGCTCCGTCGCCCAGGCCAACTACAGCGCGGCCAAGGGCGGGATCATCTCGCTGGTGCGCAGCGCGGCACTCGGCCTGCACAAGTACGGGGTGACGGCCAACGCCGTCGCGCCGGTCGCGCGGACCCGGATGTCGGCGAACGTGCCCATGGAGCTCAAGGAGATCGGCGAGCCCGAGGACGTGGCCGCGCTCGTCACGTACCTGCTCAGCGACCGGGCCAAGGGCGTCGACGGCGAGCGGATCACCGGGCAGGTCTACACGATCGCCGGCCCCAAGATCGCCGTCTGGGCGCAGCCGCGCGAGCTGCGCGCCGGGTACGCGGAGGGGGCGTGGACGCCCGAGAAGATCGCGGACTTCCTGCCGGGGACCGTCGGGACCGACCCGATGCCGATGCTCGTCCAGCTGGAGGCGATGGCCAAGGCAGCGGCCGCGAAGGAGCGCCCGAACGAACGCCCGAACGAACGTCCAGGCGCGTAG
- a CDS encoding acyl-CoA dehydrogenase family protein, which translates to MDFGFGAADDEFRAVAREWLEEHLTGPYAAAAGLGGPGSEHEGVAERRAWERELGRGGWIGLGWQAPEGAYGQRAGTLTQQVVWAEEYARLRAPGRVGHIGENLLAPTLLAYGTQEQRDRFLPGIARGEELWCQGYSEPGAGSDLAGIRTVGVREVGRAGSGSGCRYRVTGQKIWTSLARDADWCFVLARTEPGSRRHHGLSFLLVPMDQPGGRVDVRPIRQMSGTSEFNEVFFDGAVAQEAVGGEGNGWAVAMGLLALERGVSTLVQQIGFAAELERVVESFVRSATPTPTPTPSGSMLPSASPSQSPSAQGGDPVLRARLVRQWAELQTMRWNALRTLGGAGSEGAGGAGSGAASRSHAEDPGAPSVAKLLWGGWHRRLGELAVEVRGAAAAAGGRDWAPGLPYELGLDEAQRLFLFTRADTIYGGSDEIQRNIIAERVLGLPKESR; encoded by the coding sequence GTGGACTTCGGGTTTGGGGCGGCGGACGACGAGTTCCGGGCGGTGGCGCGGGAGTGGCTTGAGGAACACCTGACCGGCCCGTACGCGGCGGCCGCGGGCCTCGGAGGGCCCGGCAGCGAACACGAGGGCGTCGCCGAGCGGCGGGCGTGGGAGCGCGAACTGGGGCGGGGCGGCTGGATCGGGCTGGGCTGGCAGGCGCCGGAGGGCGCGTACGGGCAGCGCGCCGGCACGCTCACCCAGCAGGTGGTCTGGGCCGAGGAGTACGCGCGGCTGCGCGCGCCCGGCCGGGTCGGGCACATCGGCGAGAACCTCCTCGCGCCCACCCTCCTCGCGTACGGCACCCAGGAGCAGCGCGACCGCTTCCTGCCGGGCATCGCGCGCGGCGAGGAGCTGTGGTGCCAGGGCTACAGCGAACCGGGCGCGGGCTCGGACCTGGCGGGGATACGGACGGTCGGGGTGCGGGAGGTGGGGAGGGCCGGGTCTGGTTCCGGGTGCCGTTACCGCGTGACCGGGCAGAAGATCTGGACCTCGTTGGCGCGGGACGCCGACTGGTGTTTCGTCCTCGCCCGGACCGAGCCCGGCTCGCGCCGGCACCACGGGCTGTCGTTCCTGCTGGTCCCCATGGACCAGCCCGGCGGCCGGGTCGACGTGCGGCCGATCCGGCAGATGTCGGGGACGAGCGAGTTCAACGAGGTCTTCTTCGACGGGGCGGTGGCGCAGGAGGCCGTCGGCGGGGAGGGCAACGGCTGGGCGGTGGCGATGGGGCTGCTCGCACTGGAGCGGGGCGTGTCCACGCTGGTCCAGCAGATCGGGTTCGCGGCGGAGCTGGAGCGTGTCGTGGAGAGCTTCGTGCGGTCTGCGACTCCGACTCCGACTCCGACCCCGTCTGGGTCCATGTTGCCGTCCGCGTCCCCGTCCCAGTCCCCGTCTGCGCAGGGCGGGGATCCCGTGTTGCGGGCCCGGCTCGTGCGGCAGTGGGCGGAGTTGCAGACCATGCGGTGGAACGCGCTGCGTACGTTGGGCGGGGCCGGCTCGGAGGGGGCGGGCGGGGCCGGTTCTGGTGCGGCTTCCCGTTCCCACGCCGAGGACCCCGGCGCGCCGAGCGTGGCGAAGCTGCTGTGGGGCGGGTGGCACCGGCGGCTCGGGGAACTGGCGGTGGAGGTCCGGGGCGCGGCCGCGGCCGCCGGCGGGCGGGACTGGGCGCCCGGGCTGCCGTACGAGCTCGGGCTCGACGAGGCACAGCGGCTGTTCCTGTTCACCCGGGCCGACACCATCTACGGCGGTTCGGACGAGATCCAGCGCAACATCATCGCCGAGCGGGTGCTCGGCCTCCCTAAGGAGTCGCGGTGA
- a CDS encoding Zn-dependent alcohol dehydrogenase, protein MRGVVFDGKQAQVVDDLEIREPGPGEVLVAIAAAGLCHSDLSVIDGTIPFPPPVVLGHEGAGVVEAVGAGVAHVAPGDHVALSTLANCGACGECDRGRPTMCRKAIGMPGQPFSRGGKPLFQFASNSAFAEKTIVKAVQAVKIPADIPFTSAALIGCGVLTGVGAVLNRAKVDRGESVVVIGTGGIGLNVLQGARIAGATRIVAVDANPAKEGVARQFGATHFVDASAVPDTVAAVKEILPGGADHAFECVGNVKLIRQAIDLLDRHGQAVLLGVPGFTEEASFLVSSMYLDKSILGCRYGSSRPQRDIALYAELYREGKLLLDELVTETYPVEDFAKAADDAHQGRVARGVLTF, encoded by the coding sequence GTGAGAGGCGTCGTATTCGACGGCAAGCAGGCCCAGGTGGTCGACGATCTGGAGATCCGCGAGCCGGGACCGGGTGAGGTGCTGGTCGCGATCGCCGCGGCCGGGCTGTGCCACAGCGACCTTTCGGTGATCGACGGGACGATCCCGTTCCCGCCGCCGGTGGTGCTGGGGCACGAGGGTGCCGGTGTGGTGGAGGCCGTGGGGGCGGGTGTGGCGCATGTGGCCCCCGGGGATCACGTGGCGCTGTCCACGCTCGCCAACTGCGGGGCGTGCGGGGAGTGCGACCGGGGGCGGCCGACGATGTGCCGGAAGGCCATCGGGATGCCGGGGCAGCCGTTCTCCCGGGGCGGGAAGCCGCTGTTCCAGTTCGCGTCGAACTCGGCCTTCGCGGAGAAGACCATCGTCAAGGCCGTGCAGGCGGTGAAGATACCCGCGGACATCCCGTTCACGAGCGCCGCGCTGATCGGCTGCGGAGTGCTGACGGGCGTGGGCGCCGTACTGAACCGGGCCAAGGTCGACCGCGGCGAGTCGGTGGTCGTCATCGGGACCGGCGGAATCGGGCTGAACGTCCTCCAGGGCGCGCGGATCGCGGGCGCCACCCGGATCGTGGCCGTGGACGCGAACCCGGCGAAGGAGGGCGTGGCCCGGCAGTTCGGGGCCACGCACTTCGTCGACGCGTCGGCCGTGCCGGACACGGTGGCGGCCGTGAAGGAGATCCTGCCGGGCGGGGCGGACCACGCGTTCGAGTGCGTGGGGAACGTGAAGCTGATCCGGCAGGCGATCGACCTGCTGGACCGGCACGGGCAGGCGGTGCTGCTGGGCGTGCCGGGCTTCACGGAGGAGGCGTCGTTCCTCGTGTCGTCCATGTACCTGGACAAGTCGATCCTCGGCTGCCGGTACGGGTCCTCACGGCCGCAGCGGGACATCGCGCTGTACGCGGAGCTGTACCGGGAGGGGAAGCTGCTCCTGGACGAGCTGGTGACGGAGACCTACCCGGTGGAGGACTTCGCGAAGGCGGCCGACGACGCGCACCAGGGGCGGGTGGCCCGGGGGGTGCTGACGTTCTAG
- a CDS encoding flavin reductase family protein, whose translation MAATVVRYLRSVGSPTSAGPVEALPRPDLRAVGEDERAPVSPAEFRAVLGNFASGVTIITAPAPDADPDAADPGPAGPADPAGPAGPAGFACQSFASLSLAPPLVTFMVARTSTTWPRIARAGVFCVNILGAEQGELCRSFAVSGADKFAGVSYTPAPVTGSPQLAAVPAWIDCRIHAVHTGGDHLIVVGRVEAMGAAGEGAPLLFHRGTFGRFQQT comes from the coding sequence ATGGCGGCCACCGTCGTCCGATACCTCAGGTCAGTCGGCTCCCCGACCTCCGCGGGGCCCGTGGAAGCGCTGCCGCGCCCCGACCTCCGGGCCGTGGGCGAAGACGAACGCGCGCCGGTCTCACCGGCCGAATTCCGCGCCGTCCTCGGCAACTTCGCGAGCGGCGTCACCATCATCACCGCCCCCGCTCCCGACGCCGACCCCGACGCCGCCGACCCCGGCCCCGCAGGCCCCGCCGACCCCGCCGGCCCCGCCGGCCCCGCCGGCTTCGCCTGCCAGTCCTTCGCCTCGCTCTCCCTCGCCCCGCCCCTGGTGACCTTCATGGTCGCCCGCACCTCGACCACCTGGCCGCGGATCGCCCGCGCAGGCGTCTTCTGCGTCAACATCCTCGGCGCCGAACAGGGCGAGTTGTGCCGTTCGTTCGCCGTGAGCGGGGCCGACAAGTTCGCCGGGGTGTCCTACACCCCGGCCCCGGTCACCGGCTCACCACAGCTCGCCGCGGTCCCGGCCTGGATCGACTGCCGCATCCACGCCGTCCACACGGGCGGCGACCACCTCATCGTCGTAGGCCGCGTAGAGGCCATGGGCGCCGCCGGCGAGGGCGCGCCCCTCCTCTTCCACCGAGGCACGTTCGGGCGCTTCCAACAGACCTAG
- a CDS encoding enoyl-CoA hydratase/isomerase family protein has protein sequence MKDVPSTPDEVRHHTTNSVSWITLNRPEAMNAVTWEQRERVIALLAEASADPAVRAVVLTATGKGFCTGADLRGSTSSGTGDRITGDVSRMIRQGAQRLITAVLDCEKPVIAAVNGTAAGLGAHLALACDLVLAAESARFIEVFVRRGLIPDGGGAYLLPRLIGPHRTKELMFFGDAVPAADALAMGLVNRVVPDDALTDTARAWAERLAQGPTRALALTKALVNASLSTDRAAALAAEAAAVELNMATTDAAEGLAAFRDRRPPKYLGL, from the coding sequence GTGAAGGACGTCCCGAGCACCCCGGACGAAGTCCGGCACCACACCACGAACTCCGTCTCGTGGATCACCCTCAACCGCCCCGAGGCGATGAACGCGGTCACCTGGGAGCAGCGCGAACGCGTCATCGCACTGCTCGCCGAGGCGAGCGCCGACCCCGCCGTCCGCGCGGTCGTCCTGACCGCCACCGGCAAAGGCTTCTGCACCGGCGCCGACCTGCGCGGCTCGACCTCCTCCGGCACCGGCGACCGCATCACGGGCGACGTGTCCCGCATGATCCGCCAGGGCGCCCAGCGCCTGATCACCGCGGTCCTCGACTGCGAGAAACCGGTGATCGCCGCGGTCAACGGCACCGCCGCCGGCCTCGGCGCACACCTGGCCCTCGCCTGCGACCTGGTCCTCGCCGCGGAGTCCGCGAGGTTCATCGAGGTCTTCGTCCGCCGCGGCCTGATCCCCGACGGCGGCGGCGCCTACCTCCTCCCCCGCCTGATCGGCCCCCACAGAACCAAGGAACTGATGTTCTTCGGCGACGCGGTGCCGGCGGCGGACGCCCTCGCCATGGGCCTGGTCAACCGCGTCGTCCCGGACGACGCCCTCACCGACACGGCCCGCGCCTGGGCCGAACGCCTCGCCCAGGGCCCGACCCGAGCCCTCGCCCTCACCAAGGCCCTCGTCAACGCGTCCCTCTCCACCGACCGCGCCGCCGCCCTCGCCGCCGAGGCCGCCGCCGTCGAACTCAACATGGCCACCACCGACGCCGCCGAGGGCCTGGCGGCCTTCCGCGACCGCCGCCCCCCGAAATACCTCGGCCTTTAG